A genomic segment from Alteribacillus bidgolensis encodes:
- a CDS encoding YktB family protein, with amino-acid sequence MSFQGFQPSDFETFQIDGLDERMEAIQQRIQPKFKEIGEYLTEELSMMLGKEMYLHIAKHARRTKNPPTDTWLGIADNKRGYKKHPHFQVGLFDDHVFLWLAYIYEMPDKQEVAASFLEKKDDLLHLPSDYVISLDHTKKDAFLIGETDEEKLTDALTRFRDVKKGEFLIGKHIKKDDPLLKDGDAFLYEAKQVFETLVPFYRQSVQQTS; translated from the coding sequence ATGTCTTTTCAAGGATTCCAACCTTCTGATTTTGAAACATTTCAAATTGACGGGCTGGATGAAAGAATGGAAGCAATACAACAGCGCATTCAGCCTAAATTTAAAGAAATTGGCGAGTATTTAACCGAGGAACTATCCATGATGCTTGGAAAAGAAATGTATTTGCATATTGCCAAGCATGCCAGACGGACAAAAAACCCTCCAACAGACACCTGGCTTGGTATAGCCGATAATAAGCGCGGCTATAAAAAACATCCTCATTTTCAAGTTGGTTTATTTGATGACCATGTATTTTTATGGCTTGCTTATATATATGAAATGCCGGACAAACAAGAAGTGGCAGCATCATTTTTAGAAAAAAAAGATGACCTTCTGCATTTGCCATCGGACTACGTAATTTCACTGGATCATACGAAAAAAGATGCGTTTCTTATCGGGGAAACCGATGAAGAGAAACTGACCGATGCATTAACAAGATTTCGCGATGTGAAAAAGGGTGAGTTTTTAATTGGAAAACATATTAAAAAAGATGACCCGCTTTTAAAAGACGGAGATGCTTTTTTGTATGAAGCAAAACAAGTTTTTGAAACGCTCGTTCCTTTTTACAGGCAGTCTGTCCAGCAAACTTCTTAA
- a CDS encoding UPF0223 family protein, whose translation MEEQLHMPISMDWSKEEVIDAVNFFQTIERAHHKAVQREDILALYNRFKEIAPSKSEEKQLFRQFDERAGVSCWKTVQKAKAAESGEKIKM comes from the coding sequence GTGGAAGAACAACTGCATATGCCCATTTCCATGGACTGGAGCAAAGAAGAAGTCATTGACGCAGTGAATTTTTTTCAAACCATAGAAAGAGCTCATCATAAAGCTGTACAGCGGGAAGATATCCTTGCTCTTTACAACCGGTTTAAAGAAATTGCTCCTTCCAAAAGTGAAGAAAAACAACTGTTTCGCCAATTTGATGAACGAGCAGGCGTCTCTTGCTGGAAAACGGTGCAAAAAGCAAAAGCAGCAGAGTCTGGTGAAAAAATTAAAATGTAA
- a CDS encoding NAD(P)H-dependent flavin oxidoreductase, giving the protein MTWKSRVTESLHIKYPIIQGGLAYLAYSDLAAAVSNAGGLGQITAMSLPDEDALKQEIRQVKAKTDKPFGVNFAIGQYRRPFEKMVETAIEEGVEVISMTGGNPAPVFELLKGTDVKKLVLVAARRQAEKAEELGADAVMVVGQEGGGHIGKHDTGTMVLIPQVVDSVSIPVIASGGIGDGRAMMAAFALGAEGIEMGTRFIATKECVHAHESYKEALMKGEENDTVIIKRSIGAPGRALKNEWTDKILDVERHTPNYENLKEYISGKANRNYIYEGNDQKGFGWAGQVIGRIKDCPSVEELFDRMKKEANDVRSRWC; this is encoded by the coding sequence ATGACATGGAAGTCAAGAGTTACCGAATCCTTACATATTAAATATCCTATTATCCAAGGCGGACTGGCTTATTTGGCGTATTCTGATCTTGCTGCTGCTGTATCAAACGCAGGGGGGCTTGGACAGATTACAGCTATGTCTTTACCAGACGAAGACGCATTAAAACAGGAAATTCGTCAAGTGAAAGCAAAAACGGATAAGCCTTTTGGTGTGAACTTTGCTATTGGTCAATATAGAAGGCCTTTCGAAAAGATGGTAGAAACAGCCATTGAAGAAGGAGTAGAAGTCATTTCAATGACGGGAGGAAACCCAGCTCCAGTATTTGAGCTACTAAAGGGAACAGATGTGAAAAAGCTTGTACTTGTTGCTGCAAGACGTCAAGCAGAAAAAGCGGAAGAACTTGGTGCGGATGCAGTGATGGTTGTTGGTCAAGAAGGCGGCGGACATATAGGAAAACATGATACGGGAACGATGGTGTTAATTCCTCAAGTCGTAGATAGTGTGTCGATTCCAGTTATAGCTTCAGGAGGAATTGGAGACGGCCGGGCGATGATGGCAGCTTTCGCTCTTGGAGCAGAAGGGATAGAAATGGGAACTCGATTTATTGCTACAAAAGAGTGCGTACATGCCCATGAAAGCTACAAAGAAGCATTGATGAAGGGAGAGGAAAATGATACGGTAATCATCAAACGTTCTATAGGAGCACCAGGTCGTGCGTTAAAAAATGAATGGACGGACAAAATATTAGATGTAGAACGTCATACTCCAAATTATGAAAACTTAAAAGAATACATTAGCGGAAAAGCAAATCGTAACTATATATATGAAGGGAACGATCAAAAAGGATTTGGCTGGGCAGGCCAGGTTATAGGAAGAATTAAAGACTGCCCGAGCGTTGAAGAGCTTTTTGATCGGATGAAAAAAGAAGCGAATGACGTACGAAGCCGCTGGTGTTGA